The sequence GTTGCTGCAAGGCATGTTTGAACCCGGCTACTCTTTCTACATACAGGTTGCAGGTGAGTGGGCCGGAGATGTGGACGATATCTTTACACCCCTGTTCGATCAGGTGTTGAGTCACGGTCAATCCACCTAAGTAATCATCACCTTTCACGACTGTGACATCGTAGTCCTTTGGTACCCTGTCGAAAAATACCAATGGTATATTGTTATCCTTGAAGATATCGAAGTGAGAGAAGTCAGTGGTATTTAATGTAGTGGATACAGCCAGTGCATCTATTCTTGCGGAATACAGGGTATTGGTCAGGGCCACTTCCTGTTCATAAGAATCGTTGGACTGACAGATGATCACATTATAACCATGCTCCTGTAGTTTGTTTTGTACGACTGTACTGATAGTAGCAGGGAAGAACATAGAGATACGCGGCACGAGTAAACCGATGGTTTTACTTCGGTTGTTGCGCAGGCCAGCAGCCATCGCATTTGGACGGTAGCCCAGTTTGCGGGCCATCTTCTTCACTTTTTCTTTTGTACGTGCGCTGATATTGGGATGGTCATTCAATGCCCTGGACACAGTAGACACGGAGAATCCCAGTTCTTCCGCAATATCGACAATCGTTTTTTCTGTTCTTTTACTCATATATCAGTGTGTAGCCAATACTATCGCCCCATCCACCCTCCATCGACAGTCAGGATGGTACCATGTACATAGTCCGAAGCCGCGGAGGCAAGGAATACGGCAGGTCCCTGGAAGTCTTCAGGAGTGCCCCAACGGCCGGCGGGTATACGTGATAAGATGGCAGTACTGCGATCTTCATCTGCACGAAGGGCGGCGGTATTGTCTGTAGCGATGTACCCTGGAGCAATGGCATTGACATGTACGCCTTTTCCTGCCCATTCATTGGCAAATGCTTTGACCAGTGATCCTACGGCGCCTTTGCTGGCAGCATATCCCGGCACATTGATGCCACCCTGGAAGGTGAGCAGCGATGCTGTAAAGATAATCTTTCCACGGCCCCGTGAAAGCATCTGTTTACCAATTTCCCGTGTAAGTATAAATGGTGCATCGAGGTTGATGCCTAATACTTCATCCCAATATTCATCCGGATGTTCTGCTGCCGGTGCACGGAGGATGGTGCCTGCATTGTTGACCAATATATCGATGACAGGAAAACGGCTGGTCACTTCTTTGATGAATGCATACAGGGCTTCGCGGTTCCCCATATCGCAGGTGTAGCCATAAAATTTTTTGCCTGCTGCCTGCACGGCTTTTTCCACTTCACTACCTGTGGGTTCCTGCGAAGCAGATACACCTATTATATCTGCTCCTGCTTCTGCGAGGGCTACGGCTATACCTTTGCCGATACCTCGTTTGGCACCGGTTACCAATGCCACCTTGCCTGTGAGATCAAATGACCGCAGTATCATAATGAGTTATTTTTCAGGTTAACGTAAATCGGGTACTGCACATACATCCATGTCTC is a genomic window of Chitinophaga sp. LS1 containing:
- a CDS encoding LacI family DNA-binding transcriptional regulator; translated protein: MSKRTEKTIVDIAEELGFSVSTVSRALNDHPNISARTKEKVKKMARKLGYRPNAMAAGLRNNRSKTIGLLVPRISMFFPATISTVVQNKLQEHGYNVIICQSNDSYEQEVALTNTLYSARIDALAVSTTLNTTDFSHFDIFKDNNIPLVFFDRVPKDYDVTVVKGDDYLGGLTVTQHLIEQGCKDIVHISGPLTCNLYVERVAGFKHALQQHKIPFKKSRVFYQELTRDNAWQACKKIFAQQPYPDGIFAANDTTAITILEYCRKIRVRVPEDLKVVGYSNDPRAEIISPAITSVDQFPALMGERVAAALLDLMQQPRQTPQQHAAEMVPIQLIKRASSEVKVTKRKKS
- a CDS encoding SDR family oxidoreductase; translation: MLRSFDLTGKVALVTGAKRGIGKGIAVALAEAGADIIGVSASQEPTGSEVEKAVQAAGKKFYGYTCDMGNREALYAFIKEVTSRFPVIDILVNNAGTILRAPAAEHPDEYWDEVLGINLDAPFILTREIGKQMLSRGRGKIIFTASLLTFQGGINVPGYAASKGAVGSLVKAFANEWAGKGVHVNAIAPGYIATDNTAALRADEDRSTAILSRIPAGRWGTPEDFQGPAVFLASAASDYVHGTILTVDGGWMGR